In the Loxodonta africana isolate mLoxAfr1 chromosome 1, mLoxAfr1.hap2, whole genome shotgun sequence genome, one interval contains:
- the TSPYL4 gene encoding testis-specific Y-encoded-like protein 4, which produces MSGLDGDDNLPFAKSRDLATPDHATGDPDPRQYRRLQRESDVTQVMADMAGVTLGTAAGSFDCGFALRFRVPINRNQAAAKAGQEKAPPPTGRPKAACASVAFDRTLKNGHLGEELQGPAGEKALEARGAVGVASQMMAGAKAKEVTTKKCAISAAAEKKREAEWVVEEKAVQKERKAVGEMKQEKAARVPKTGNSPGSLEAIDQELSNVNAQADRAFLQLERKFGRMRRLHMQRRSFIIQNIPVFWVTAFRNHPQLSPMISDQDEDMMKYMINLELEELKHPRAGCKFKFIFQCNPYFRNEALVKEYERRSSGRVVCLATPIRWHRGQDPQAHVHRNREGNSIHSFFNWFSDNNLQEFDKIAEIIKDELWPNPLQYYLMGEGGRRGMRGPAREPVENPLSFRFQSG; this is translated from the coding sequence ATGAGTGGTCTGGATGGGGACGATAACCTCCCTTTCGCTAAAAGCCGAGACCTCGCTACTCCCGATCATGCCACGGGAGACCCGGACCCACGCCAGTACCGGAGGCTCCAAAGGGAATCCGATGTGACACAGGTGATGGCGGACATGGCCGGAGTCACCTTGGGGACCGCCGCAGGTTCTTTCGACTGTGGCTTCGCGCTCCGCTTCCGAGTTCCTATTAACCGCAACCAGGCTGCAGCCAAAGCCGGGCAGGAAAAGGCTCCACCTCCCACAGGACGCCCGAAAGCCGCCTGTGCCTCCGTGGCGTTTGACCGCACCCTGAAAAATGGCCACCTTGGTGAAGAGCTGCAGGGCCCTGCAGGGGAGAAGGCCCTAGAAGCCCGTGGCGCAGTAGGCGTGGCGTCTCAGATGATGGCGGGGGCGAAGGCCAAGGAAGTGACGACTAAAAAGTGCGCCATCTCAGCGGCAgcggaaaagaagagagaagcagagtgGGTGGTGGAGGAAAAGGCGGtacagaaggaaagaaaggctGTAGGGGAGATGAAACAGGAGAAAGCGGCCAGAGTACCGAAGACCGGTAACTCCCCGGGCTCGCTGGAGGCCATCGATCAGGAGCTGTCAAACGTAAATGCCCAGGCTGACCGGGCCTTCCTTCAGCTGGAGCGCAAGTTTGGCCGGATGCGAAGACTCCATATGCAGCGCAGGAGCTTCATCATCCAGAATATCCCAGTTTTCTGGGTCACTGCCTTTCGGAACCACCCCCAGCTATCACCTATGATCAGTGACCAAGATGAAGATATGATGAAATACATGATCAATTTGGAGTTGGAGGAGCTGAAACACCCCAGAGCCGGCTGCAAATTCAAGTTCATCTTTCAGTGCAACCCCTATTTCCGAAATGAGGCGCTCGTCAAGGAATATGAGCGCAGATCCTCAGGCCGAGTAGTGTGTCTTGCCACTCCAATCCGATGGCACCGGGGCCAAGACCCCCAGGCCCACGTCCACAGGAACCGGGAAGGAAACAGTATCCACAGCTTCTTCAACTGGTTCTCAGACAACAACCTCCAAGAATTTGACAAGATTGCTGAGATTATCAAAGACGAACTGTGGCCCAATCCCCTGCAGTACTACCTGATGGGTGAAGGTGGCCGCAGAGGAATGCGAGGCCCAGCAAGGGAGCCAGTGGAGAATCCCCTGTCCTTCAGGTTCCAGTCTGGCTGA